One genomic region from Quercus robur chromosome 4, dhQueRobu3.1, whole genome shotgun sequence encodes:
- the LOC126722377 gene encoding disease resistance protein RUN1-like — translation MASTSIQTVPSSITSDFSKPQPKYDVFLSFRGEDTRCTFTDHLYRALEYKRIITFRDDKEVEMGKPISLELLEAIEKSTVAVIIFSKNYASSTWCLEELAKIVECRDRGIILTVLPIFYYVEPTDVRHQKNTFAEAFAKHEKRFEEDPTKVQKWKTALTNVASLSGRHLKDGVHEANFIQNIVEWIDLKLDEKRSNDTEDGLVGISSRVEEMISYLDLESTDVRFIGICEKSGMGKTTLAQAVFDKILKKFEASSFLENVREESEAHGLKTLQERLLCDIGKGGLRVKDVHKGMQVISDILHNKKVLIVVDDVSERSQLETLVGKRDLLGKGSRIIVTTENRVGEKLWMHNLLQQMGWEIVSEASDEAGERSRLWHYDDVLDVLKNNTGTKHIEGMLLRLPPDDEEELNAESFSKMNKLRLLKICKVRLSCLSYLSNELCWLEWHDYPLESLPNSFQPGELVELIMHRSCLQQLPSEFSKLGKLKLIDLSDSQNLTRTPDFTGFSNIERLNFQGCTRLHELHPSVGGLKRLILLNLKDCKYLKKLPYDELNLESLKTLILSGCSRFKKFPRIGRNMRSLLELYLDGTAIEELPPTIRRLTGLTLLNLQDCKNLKSFPSDIHSLTSLEILTLSGCKCQPPKAGHLLGLSPIGSSIGASPTFPRLILFPFLSFLAWRYTYLRIPIFATIALSIYCFHNAQHPEPEPINLLLSNSFSELSTLVTLSLSDCNLLALPDDPSCLLSIEYLNLSKNNFTCLPDYTSRLSKLKILFLDHCSKLKSLPYVPLSTRLVSVQGCTALENYSNQVVVWTLGEAGFTIITCLGWPRMKMAQLLRFLC, via the exons ATGGCATCCACCAGCATTCAAACTGTCCCATCCTCTATTACCTCTGATTTTTCTAAACCCCAACCGAAATATGACGTTTTCCTCAGTTTTAGAGGAGAAGACACCCGTTGTACGTTTACCGACCATCTATATCGTGCTTTGgaatataaaaggattattacCTTCAGGGACGATAAAGAAGTTGAGATGGGAAAGCCCATTTCGCTGGAACTCTTGGAAGCAATCGAGAAATCGACGGTTGCGGTCatcattttctctaaaaattatGCATCTTCCACATGGTGTTTGGAAGAACTTGCAAAGATTGTTGAATGCAGGGATAGAGGGATAATATTGACAGTGTTGCCCATTTTCTACTATGTGGAACCTACTGACGTGCGACATCAGAAGAACACTTTTGCAGAGGCCTTTGCAAAACATGAAAAGCGTTTCGAGGAGGACCCAACAAAGGTGCAGAAGTGGAAAACTGCTTTAACAAATGTGGCCAGTCTCTCTGGAAGGCATTTGAAGGATGG ggtgCATGAGGCAAACTTTatccaaaacattgttgaaTGGATAGATTTGAAATTGGATGAGAAACGTTCAAATGATACTGAAGATGGTCTTGTGGGAATAAGCTCTCGTGTTGAGGAAATGATTTCATATTTAGATCTGGAATCAACTGATGTTCGCTTTATTGGAATATGTGAGAAGAGTGGTATGGGCAAGACAACTCTTGCACAAGCTGTTTTTGAtaagattcttaaaaaatttgaagcttCTAGTTTTCTCGAAAATGTTAGAGAGGAATCTGAAGCACATGGTTTAAAGACTTTACAAGAACGACTCCTTTGTGATATAGGAAAAGGGGGATTAAGGGTAAAGGATGTGCATAAGGGAATGCAAGTTATCAGCGATATACTGCATAACAAAAAGGTTcttattgttgttgatgatgtgaGTGAAAGAAGTCAATTAGAAACATTAGTAGGGAAGCGTGATTTGTTGGGCAAAGGAAGTAGAATCATTGTAACTACTGAAAACAGAG TGGGGGAAAAATTGTGGATGCATAATTTATTACAACAAATGGGTTGGGAAATTGTTAGTGAGGCATCAGATGAAGCTGGAGAACGTAGTAGGTTGTGGCATTATGATGACGTCCTTGATGTATTAAAGAACAATACT GGAACAAAACATATAGAAGGCATGCTATTAAGATTGCCTccagatgatgaagaagaattGAATGCTGAATCATTCTCAAAGATGAATAAACTAAGATTGCTCAAAATTTGTAAGGTGCGCCTTTCTTGCCTTAGTTATCTTTCTAATGAGTTATGTTGGTTGGAATGGCATGATTATCCTTTGGAATCATTGCCTAATAGTTTTCAGCCTGGCGAACTTGTTGAGCTCATTATGCATCGCAGTTGTCTTCAGCAACTTCCAAGTGAATTTAGT aagttgggaaagttaaagctCATTGACTTGAGTGACTCCCAAAACTTAACCCGAACTCCTGACTTCACTGGATTCTCAAATATTGAGAGGCTGAATTTCCAAGGTTGTACAAGATTGCATGAGTTGCACCCTTCTGTTGGAGGTCTTAAAAGACTTATTCTTTTAAATCTAAAAGATTGTAAATATCTTAAGAAACTTCCATATGATGAGCTCAATTTGGAATCTCTTAAGACTTTAATTCTATCTGGCTGTTCAAGATTTAAGAAATTTCCCCGTATTGGGAGAAACATGAGAAGCTTGTTGGAGCTTTATTTGGATGGGACTGCCATTGAAGAACTACCACCAACAATTAGGCGTCTAACTGGCCTGACCTTATTGAATCTTCAAGACTGCAAAAACCTTAAGAGTTTTCCGAGTGACATTCATAGTTTGACATCTCTTGAAATTCTCACTCTATCAGGATGTAAGTGTCAACCACCAAAAGCAGGGCATTTGCTTGGGCTCTCTCCTATTGGATCCTCAATTGGTGCCTCCCCCACTTTTCCGCGActaattttatttccttttctatCTTTCCTGGCATGGCGATACACCTATCTCAGAATTCCTATATTTGCTACAATTGCTTTGTCAATATATTGTTTCCACAATGCCCAGCATCCTGAACCAGAGCCCATCAACCTGTTGTTGTCTAATTCGTTCTCAGAATTAAGCACTTTGGTAACTCTAAGTCTAAGTGACTGCAATCTGTTGGCACTCCCTGATGACCCTAGCTGCTTGTTGTCAATAGAGTATTtgaatttgagcaaaaataattttacatgCTTGCCCGATTACACTTCTCGACTTTCAAAGCTCAAAATTCTTTTCTTGGATCATTGTAGCAAGCTTAAATCATTGCCATATGTTCCATTAAGTACAAGGTTAGTTTCAGTACAAGGATGTACTGCGCttgaaaattattcaaatcaaGTTGTTGTATGGACTTTGGGTGAAGCAGGATTCACTATTATTACTTGCCTTGGCTGGCCGAGGATGAAGATGGCACAATTGCTGAGGTTTCTTTGCTAG